One genomic segment of Deferribacterota bacterium includes these proteins:
- a CDS encoding histidinol-phosphate transaminase — MIYKSEHGGDIYSISNFLGFDPSEILDFSSNVLPFDLFKSLNLEISELTTNFRRLPEPHSQSLIKHISSKYNLPLDSIIVSSGTTEILDNITRIYRNKRVCILGPTYKDYEKFSVLNNLKVEHSLATEGNNFIYDLNNIELEKNFYDIIILCNPNNPTGVLYNHKKLVKLIERLKNTLFVIDESYMPFLFNWKDYTLLNNDLDNTIVLQSFSKIYGAPGLRLGWAYSKNKKLIEKLKKHQSIWSVNSMAQFVGEKLLYINTDSYVKVLNSYKDDVSNKLSSLDFLKFYPSVTNFIMFKYVHNNPMDLYKFLLKNRVLIRNLYNIEGLDEKYFRIAINLEENNNYLIDLLNKFKEYGM, encoded by the coding sequence ATGATATATAAATCAGAACATGGCGGGGATATTTATAGCATATCAAATTTTTTGGGTTTTGATCCTTCAGAAATATTGGATTTTAGTTCTAATGTATTGCCCTTTGATCTTTTTAAATCACTTAATTTAGAAATTAGTGAATTAACAACTAATTTTAGAAGATTGCCTGAACCGCACTCTCAAAGTTTAATTAAACATATATCATCAAAATATAATCTTCCACTTGATTCAATTATAGTATCAAGTGGGACAACAGAAATACTAGATAATATTACTAGAATTTACAGAAATAAAAGGGTATGTATATTAGGACCAACTTATAAAGATTATGAGAAATTCTCGGTGTTAAACAACTTAAAAGTAGAACATTCTTTGGCAACAGAAGGGAATAATTTTATCTATGATCTTAACAATATAGAATTAGAAAAAAATTTTTATGACATTATTATCCTATGTAACCCAAATAATCCCACTGGAGTTTTATATAACCATAAAAAGCTTGTGAAACTAATAGAGAGATTAAAAAATACTTTATTTGTGATAGATGAGTCATATATGCCCTTTTTATTTAACTGGAAAGATTATACTTTATTAAATAATGATTTAGATAATACCATTGTCCTTCAATCGTTTTCTAAGATTTATGGTGCACCAGGGTTGCGCCTTGGATGGGCTTATTCTAAGAATAAGAAATTAATAGAAAAACTAAAAAAACACCAATCAATTTGGTCAGTAAATAGCATGGCACAATTTGTTGGTGAAAAACTGCTCTATATAAATACTGATAGTTATGTTAAGGTTTTAAATTCTTATAAGGATGATGTTTCAAATAAATTAAGTAGTTTAGATTTTTTAAAGTTTTATCCAAGTGTTACTAACTTTATTATGTTTAAATATGTGCATAATAATCCGATGGATCTCTATAAATTTCTTTTAAAGAATAGGGTTTTAATAAGAAATTTATATAATATTGAAGGCTTAGATGAAAAATATTTTAGGATTGCTATAAATTTAGAAGAAAATAACAATTATCTTATAGATTTATTAAATAAGTTTAAAGAATATGGCATGTAA